The following are encoded in a window of Blastocatellia bacterium genomic DNA:
- a CDS encoding single-stranded DNA-binding protein, whose protein sequence is MASFNKIIIVGYLGRDPELRYTPQGTPVCDFSIATTERRKDKSGEFQDHTTWFRVSLFGRQAEVASQYLSKGRQVYIEGSLTQREYTDKEGNARTSLDVRGSDLQFIGTAGDGEHAPAARATATSAPAPRKEAPARPAPAPVDEDDIPF, encoded by the coding sequence ATGGCCAGTTTCAACAAGATCATCATCGTCGGGTATTTAGGCCGCGATCCCGAACTGCGCTACACGCCGCAGGGGACGCCGGTTTGCGATTTTTCGATTGCGACCACCGAACGGCGCAAGGACAAGTCGGGCGAGTTTCAAGATCACACGACCTGGTTCCGTGTCAGCCTCTTCGGGCGGCAGGCCGAGGTCGCCAGCCAGTACCTCAGTAAAGGGCGGCAGGTTTATATCGAAGGCTCGCTGACGCAGCGCGAGTACACCGATAAGGAAGGCAACGCGCGCACCTCGCTTGACGTTCGCGGCTCGGACCTTCAATTCATCGGGACTGCGGGGGATGGTGAACATGCGCCGGCGGCCCGTGCCACCGCGACCAGCGCGCCTGCGCCGCGTAAAGAGGCCCCTGCACGGCCAGCGCCGGCTCCGGTTGATGAGGACGATATTCCTTTTTAG
- a CDS encoding tetratricopeptide repeat protein, whose amino-acid sequence MEPDLKKRILLGLQIAALAACFTGCGRLSSSAAKETVAPSPAAPLPANSEATEMAIRFLEDRVRRDPDDFIAFNKLAGYYLQRQRETGSVNYLTLASKAAKASLAAMPAEQNVSGLGQLAFTEFASHEFTAARDHAMKLIELERKKAYPYEILGDAFSELGEYDKAITAYAKMIEIGGRSVSGETRLARADLLRGNPDNAVERLTFALALASAQDPPPRETIAWIRWQLGEIAFSRGDYAKAEQHYRDALTTFADYYRALAGLGRALAAKGDLVGAISSYERAVQIIPDPAFVAALGDLYKLAGREQEAAAEYALVEQIAKLNAANGMLYNRQIALFYADHDTRLDEAYAQAKREYNDRRDIYGADALAWTAMKVGKIGEAQAAMKEALRLETRDARLFYHAGLIAQAANDSQAARELLKRALALSPQFDLLQATKARQALAALGE is encoded by the coding sequence ATGGAACCTGACCTGAAGAAAAGAATTCTGCTCGGCTTGCAGATTGCCGCGCTCGCCGCTTGCTTTACGGGTTGCGGGCGACTGTCATCGTCGGCTGCAAAGGAGACGGTTGCGCCGTCCCCGGCAGCGCCGTTGCCGGCAAATAGCGAAGCCACCGAAATGGCGATCCGGTTTCTCGAAGACCGCGTGCGCCGCGACCCCGACGACTTCATCGCTTTCAACAAACTCGCCGGCTACTACCTGCAACGCCAGCGTGAAACCGGCAGTGTGAATTACCTGACGCTGGCGTCGAAAGCGGCGAAGGCTTCGCTGGCGGCGATGCCCGCCGAACAGAACGTCAGCGGGCTCGGCCAGCTCGCCTTCACCGAATTTGCCTCGCATGAATTCACCGCGGCGCGTGACCATGCGATGAAGCTGATCGAGCTGGAACGTAAGAAGGCTTATCCTTACGAAATTCTCGGCGATGCCTTCAGCGAGCTGGGCGAATACGACAAGGCGATCACGGCCTATGCGAAAATGATCGAGATCGGCGGGCGCAGCGTCAGCGGTGAAACGAGGCTGGCGCGTGCCGACCTGTTACGCGGCAACCCTGACAACGCCGTCGAGCGATTGACCTTTGCTCTGGCGCTGGCCTCTGCGCAAGACCCGCCGCCGCGCGAGACGATTGCGTGGATTCGCTGGCAACTGGGCGAGATCGCTTTTTCGAGAGGCGATTATGCGAAGGCCGAGCAGCATTATCGTGATGCCCTGACGACCTTCGCGGATTACTACCGCGCGCTTGCCGGACTTGGCCGCGCGCTGGCGGCGAAAGGCGATCTGGTGGGCGCGATTAGCAGCTACGAGCGCGCCGTTCAAATCATTCCCGATCCAGCTTTCGTGGCGGCGCTCGGCGACCTTTACAAACTGGCGGGTCGCGAGCAAGAGGCCGCCGCCGAGTACGCACTGGTCGAACAGATCGCCAAACTCAATGCGGCAAATGGCATGCTGTATAATCGGCAAATCGCCCTGTTTTACGCCGACCACGATACCCGGCTCGATGAAGCCTATGCGCAGGCGAAGCGCGAATACAATGATCGTCGTGACATCTATGGGGCTGACGCGCTCGCCTGGACGGCGATGAAAGTGGGCAAGATAGGCGAAGCGCAGGCAGCCATGAAAGAGGCTTTGCGATTGGAAACGCGCGACGCGCGATTGTTCTACCACGCGGGGTTGATTGCACAAGCGGCGAATGACTCGCAGGCGGCGCGGGAACTCTTAAAACGGGCGCTTGCGCTCTCGCCGCAGTTCGATCTCTTGCAAGCGACGAAGGCGAGGCAAGCTCTCGCGGCTCTCGGCGAATAG
- a CDS encoding sulfite exporter TauE/SafE family protein: protein MEKTFITGKRLQVAVLTVAAIVLGTAICAGAHPLGNFTVNHFARIEPRADRISLHYVIDMAEIPAFQELQKISRDGSPSSDELAAYARQLAPQLAANLLVMVDGEPLTLNAVDSRAVTVAGAGGLPTLRIECDFIAPLNSTTAGAAHRLRFEDANFRERLGWREISVTPAAGVSVFDSTAFGNSVTDELKVYPEDLLAAPLNERNAELAFAAGVVPAGATALMRRDGQKVMPARDRLAELIAVPELTPMVALLGLLFAVALGGLHAMSPGHGKTVVGAYLVGSRGTARHAAFLGLTVTITHTAGVFALGLVTLFASQYVLPEKLFPILSLVSGLIVVGLGGSLFVRRLRLALRGRHDREAARHTHHHEAHPHHRDHSHDESHPHDHSHDHSHDHSHDHSHGHSHEGVHAHGGVEHSHLPPGADGSPVTWRSLLALGISGGLLPCPSALVVLLSAISLHRVGYGLLLVIAFSVGLAGSLTAVGLAFVYAGKLIKRPLRWGWLPRVLPVVSAFVIACAGLAICYEALLSAGFNPAARVVQWFKAGAGNIPDGSHLSTASALIFGLIFGLKHAVEADHLAAVATIVSERKSLLSSSLVGGLWGIGHTLALLIAGLAVLLLNIKIGDRAALALEFVVALMLIGLGVNALRRLFAGGKLHLHPHRHGLRAHAHPHTHKPDEEPVVGSHHRLPFGVRPLIVGMIHGLAGSAALMLLVLTTVTSRMAGLAFIVVFGVGSIGGMMAMSLLLGLPLQLTASRFARTHKAVQALAATFSLGLGLMMAYQIGVLDGLFG, encoded by the coding sequence ATGGAAAAGACATTCATCACGGGTAAGCGATTGCAGGTGGCCGTTCTTACGGTGGCGGCAATCGTGCTGGGCACGGCTATCTGTGCCGGCGCGCACCCGCTCGGCAACTTCACTGTCAATCACTTTGCGCGTATCGAGCCGCGCGCTGATCGCATCAGCCTCCACTATGTGATTGATATGGCCGAGATACCGGCCTTTCAGGAGTTGCAAAAGATCAGCCGCGACGGTTCGCCTTCAAGCGATGAGCTGGCGGCCTATGCTCGGCAGCTTGCACCGCAACTGGCGGCGAACCTGCTCGTGATGGTTGACGGCGAGCCGTTGACGCTAAACGCCGTTGATAGCCGCGCGGTGACGGTAGCAGGCGCGGGCGGTCTGCCGACACTGCGCATTGAATGTGATTTCATCGCGCCTTTGAATTCCACCACGGCAGGGGCAGCGCATCGTTTACGGTTCGAGGACGCGAACTTCCGCGAGCGACTTGGCTGGCGCGAGATCAGTGTGACACCTGCTGCTGGCGTCAGCGTCTTTGACAGCACGGCTTTCGGCAATTCGGTTACCGACGAGCTAAAAGTTTATCCTGAAGACTTATTGGCGGCGCCGCTCAATGAGCGCAACGCCGAGCTCGCGTTCGCTGCCGGCGTCGTGCCTGCGGGGGCAACCGCATTAATGCGGCGAGACGGACAAAAAGTGATGCCGGCGCGTGACCGGCTCGCGGAACTGATCGCCGTGCCTGAGCTAACTCCGATGGTTGCGCTCCTGGGGTTGTTGTTTGCTGTGGCCCTGGGCGGATTGCATGCGATGTCGCCGGGACATGGGAAGACGGTGGTCGGCGCTTACCTGGTCGGCTCACGCGGCACCGCGCGCCACGCCGCATTTCTAGGGCTGACCGTAACGATCACGCATACCGCGGGCGTTTTCGCGCTGGGGTTGGTGACCTTGTTCGCCTCACAGTACGTGTTGCCGGAAAAACTTTTCCCTATTCTCAGCCTGGTTTCGGGGTTGATTGTTGTTGGTCTGGGAGGCAGCCTCTTTGTCCGCCGTTTACGCCTCGCTCTGCGCGGTAGGCATGACAGAGAAGCAGCACGCCATACGCACCATCACGAAGCGCATCCGCATCACCGCGATCATTCACATGACGAGAGTCACCCGCATGACCACTCGCATGACCACTCGCATGACCACTCGCATGACCATTCGCACGGCCACTCGCATGAAGGCGTCCATGCCCATGGCGGCGTTGAGCATTCCCACCTTCCTCCGGGCGCAGACGGCTCGCCTGTGACCTGGCGCAGTCTGCTGGCGCTCGGCATCTCAGGCGGTCTGTTGCCTTGCCCGTCGGCGCTGGTGGTCTTGCTTTCAGCCATCTCTTTGCATCGCGTCGGCTACGGATTGCTGCTGGTGATTGCCTTCAGCGTCGGGCTGGCCGGCTCGCTCACGGCAGTCGGGCTGGCCTTCGTTTATGCCGGCAAGCTCATCAAGCGGCCCTTGCGTTGGGGTTGGCTGCCGCGTGTATTGCCCGTGGTGAGCGCCTTCGTGATTGCCTGCGCCGGGCTGGCGATCTGTTATGAAGCGCTGCTTAGCGCCGGCTTCAATCCCGCCGCCCGGGTCGTGCAATGGTTTAAAGCGGGAGCCGGCAACATACCGGATGGCAGCCACCTTTCGACCGCATCGGCGCTCATCTTCGGCCTGATTTTCGGGCTGAAACATGCCGTCGAAGCCGACCACCTCGCCGCCGTCGCGACGATTGTCAGCGAGCGCAAGAGCCTGCTGAGCTCATCGCTTGTCGGCGGGCTCTGGGGCATCGGCCACACGCTGGCGTTGTTGATTGCCGGACTCGCGGTGCTGCTGCTCAATATCAAGATCGGTGATCGCGCCGCATTGGCGCTCGAATTTGTCGTGGCGTTGATGTTGATTGGGCTCGGCGTCAATGCCTTGCGGCGCTTGTTCGCGGGCGGCAAACTTCACCTTCACCCGCACCGCCACGGCTTGCGCGCCCATGCCCACCCGCATACCCACAAGCCGGATGAAGAGCCCGTTGTCGGCTCGCATCATCGCTTGCCATTCGGCGTCCGCCCGCTAATCGTCGGCATGATTCACGGGCTTGCAGGGAGCGCCGCATTGATGTTGCTTGTGCTTACGACTGTGACCTCGCGGATGGCCGGGCTGGCCTTCATCGTTGTGTTCGGCGTGGGCTCGATTGGCGGCATGATGGCGATGAGTCTGCTGCTCGGATTGCCTTTGCAATTGACGGCGAGCCGGTTCGCGCGCACGCACAAAGCCGTACAAGCTCTGGCGGCGACCTTCAGCCTCGGCCTCGGACTGATGATGGCTTATCAGATTGGCGTCCTTGACGGGTTGTTCGGCTAG
- the rlmB gene encoding 23S rRNA (guanosine(2251)-2'-O)-methyltransferase RlmB, with amino-acid sequence MAHIYGVLPVIEALRAGGRRIERIVIAEGARHERLRDIFDLAKRARVPIRKEPRVALDRLAVGANHQGVIAIAAAASYTDEDEVLGRLTPQSLLVLLDGVEDPHNLGAIIRTAECAGALAVVIPERRAAHVTEVVAKTAAGATEYLPIARVTNLASFIEKLKQRNVWVVGVEASGDMGYAQYDYRGAVALVFGGEGHGLHRLVRERCDVTVSIPLHGRITSLNVSVAVGVVLFEALRQRSQPVSQ; translated from the coding sequence ATGGCGCACATCTATGGGGTCTTGCCGGTGATTGAAGCGCTGCGCGCGGGAGGGCGGCGCATCGAGCGCATCGTGATTGCCGAAGGCGCGCGGCACGAACGGCTGCGCGACATCTTTGATCTGGCAAAGCGGGCGCGGGTGCCGATTCGCAAAGAGCCGCGCGTTGCACTTGATCGGCTTGCCGTGGGCGCCAACCATCAAGGCGTTATCGCCATCGCCGCGGCGGCCAGCTATACCGACGAAGATGAGGTGCTCGGCCGCCTGACGCCGCAATCCTTACTGGTGCTGCTCGACGGGGTCGAAGACCCGCATAACCTCGGCGCGATTATCCGCACAGCCGAATGTGCAGGGGCGTTGGCGGTCGTCATCCCCGAACGCCGCGCCGCGCACGTCACCGAAGTCGTCGCCAAGACCGCCGCCGGTGCCACCGAATACCTGCCCATCGCCCGCGTCACCAACCTGGCGTCGTTCATCGAGAAACTCAAACAGCGCAATGTCTGGGTCGTCGGCGTCGAGGCTTCGGGCGACATGGGTTATGCGCAGTACGACTACAGGGGCGCGGTGGCGCTAGTATTCGGCGGCGAAGGTCACGGCCTGCACCGGCTGGTGCGCGAGCGTTGCGACGTGACGGTTTCGATTCCGCTACACGGTCGCATCACGTCATTGAACGTCTCGGTCGCTGTCGGCGTCGTCTTGTTTGAAGCCTTGCGGCAAAGAAGCCAGCCGGTAAGTCAATAG
- a CDS encoding phosphatase PAP2 family protein, translating into MSVATDIKQRPQSWQLGLSAGVLGYLALGAATGTARPYHWFMLVIIPLAFLAAERCRRFFLDWAPLIAFWLVYDRLRLLQPLLLHRVAVAWPYQLERWVFGGLFGGEVPAHAARAWLAAQSGTIAGAALSWTAQLVYLSHIFLVPMLFMWLWTRGRANQPHRAGFHRMMRAFAYLNFAAILIYLLMPVAPPWWVSLNGMTPPTTDLLSQMKISAAMDGKLVTGLIRNAAQWFAAVPSLHGAYPVLLVLLAWRKQPWHVVAVMAVYAVSMWAATVVLNQHYVIDLIAGGLLAAGAFAVSDWQMRRASLMGRAKAASALRD; encoded by the coding sequence TTGTCCGTAGCGACTGACATCAAGCAGCGCCCACAGTCCTGGCAACTAGGTTTGTCGGCGGGAGTCCTCGGCTATCTGGCGCTTGGCGCGGCGACGGGCACGGCGCGCCCTTATCACTGGTTTATGCTAGTGATTATTCCTCTGGCATTTCTCGCCGCGGAGCGTTGCCGTCGCTTCTTTCTCGATTGGGCGCCGCTCATTGCCTTCTGGCTGGTTTATGACCGATTACGCCTGTTGCAGCCGCTGTTGCTACATCGCGTTGCCGTCGCCTGGCCTTATCAGCTTGAGCGATGGGTGTTCGGCGGCCTGTTCGGCGGCGAGGTTCCCGCGCATGCCGCCCGCGCCTGGCTGGCCGCACAATCGGGAACGATAGCAGGCGCGGCATTGAGCTGGACAGCGCAGCTCGTTTACCTGTCGCATATCTTCCTGGTGCCGATGCTGTTTATGTGGTTATGGACGCGGGGCCGCGCGAATCAGCCCCATCGAGCCGGCTTTCATCGCATGATGCGGGCTTTCGCTTATCTGAATTTTGCGGCGATCTTGATTTACTTGCTCATGCCTGTGGCCCCGCCCTGGTGGGTGAGCCTGAACGGCATGACGCCGCCGACAACTGATCTCCTGTCGCAAATGAAAATCAGCGCGGCAATGGATGGCAAGCTGGTCACCGGACTCATCCGTAACGCGGCGCAGTGGTTCGCCGCGGTTCCGTCCCTGCACGGTGCTTACCCTGTATTACTGGTACTGCTGGCCTGGCGCAAACAGCCCTGGCATGTGGTCGCCGTCATGGCGGTTTATGCCGTGTCGATGTGGGCGGCAACGGTGGTACTCAATCAGCATTATGTGATTGACCTGATTGCCGGGGGCTTGCTGGCCGCGGGCGCGTTCGCCGTCAGTGACTGGCAGATGCGCCGTGCCAGCCTGATGGGGCGTGCGAAAGCGGCGAGCGCCCTCAGAGATTAA
- a CDS encoding CopD family protein encodes MSLYILSVWIHVLLACVWVGGMIYTAAVVIPFAVKHSPDERQRILRGLARKFRMIGWTSVVLLIITGYYNATQRYALEGASGLFDKTRVGFWLPRKLEIFVLMVLLVLFHDIMSLRAAKQSGGSRDAAPGNRLGSIAAAIATLLALAVLYCSVRIVRG; translated from the coding sequence ATGAGCCTATACATTCTTAGCGTTTGGATTCACGTCCTGCTCGCCTGCGTCTGGGTCGGCGGGATGATTTACACCGCCGCCGTCGTCATTCCGTTTGCCGTCAAGCACAGCCCCGACGAGCGGCAGCGGATTCTGCGCGGCCTGGCGCGCAAGTTCAGGATGATCGGCTGGACGTCTGTCGTCTTGCTCATCATCACGGGCTACTACAACGCCACGCAGCGGTATGCGCTCGAAGGCGCAAGCGGGCTGTTTGATAAGACGCGCGTTGGCTTCTGGCTGCCCCGCAAGCTGGAAATTTTTGTCCTGATGGTGCTGCTGGTGCTATTCCACGACATCATGAGCCTGCGCGCCGCGAAGCAATCCGGCGGCTCGCGCGACGCCGCGCCCGGCAACCGGCTCGGCTCAATCGCCGCCGCCATTGCGACTCTGCTGGCGCTTGCGGTGCTCTACTGCTCTGTGCGGATCGTGCGCGGTTAG
- a CDS encoding exonuclease SbcCD subunit D: MARFLHIADIHLGIKRYNLPDRTGDFFRAWCDVIEHHALARRVDFVLIAGDFFDRRNVDPQAANHAMYMLRQLGEARIPVIVIEGNHDQHESTTRFSWLRSFSQWRYIKLLEPVWRDNGAHMQAWDEDEATGSYVDIAGARVFGSNWYGSTVGAALPLLGEAARRNRRPEATNIMLLHSDIEGQLNRPVQHAVSISKLVAMRDAVDYLALGHTHKHFEIENWAFNPGSLEACSVEEADVERGALLVEADGPMIKTEFLRAGEDYFQRPFKRIEHRISGSEDPETIRAEILDTLRREITTTGEVEDEQKPIIELSLRGSLAFKNSLLQLNKLKEQAIEELRPLGLIINNKTIPKQLAVAMDLAKDAPRGERELRVIEDLIKPDPRFAGRAAEIAALVIEAKRMALEDEPAERILALIEDKLFGHHEQEAVAEEAMRAEGGD, from the coding sequence ATGGCCAGATTTCTACACATTGCAGACATTCACCTCGGCATCAAGCGTTACAATCTGCCGGATCGTACCGGCGACTTCTTTCGCGCCTGGTGCGACGTCATCGAACACCACGCGCTGGCGCGCCGGGTTGATTTTGTCCTCATCGCCGGCGATTTTTTTGATCGCCGCAATGTTGATCCGCAAGCCGCTAACCACGCGATGTACATGCTGCGACAGCTCGGCGAAGCGCGCATTCCGGTCATCGTTATCGAAGGCAACCACGATCAGCATGAATCAACGACGCGCTTTTCGTGGCTGCGCAGCTTTTCGCAATGGCGCTATATCAAGCTCCTGGAGCCGGTTTGGCGTGACAACGGCGCGCATATGCAGGCGTGGGACGAAGATGAGGCAACCGGCAGCTACGTCGATATTGCCGGGGCGCGGGTCTTCGGGTCGAATTGGTATGGCTCGACCGTCGGCGCGGCGCTGCCGCTGTTGGGCGAGGCGGCCAGACGGAATCGCCGCCCCGAAGCCACCAACATCATGCTCTTGCATTCGGACATCGAAGGCCAGTTGAACCGTCCCGTGCAACACGCGGTTTCGATCTCGAAGCTCGTGGCCATGCGCGACGCGGTCGATTACCTGGCGCTCGGCCACACCCACAAGCATTTTGAGATTGAGAACTGGGCCTTCAATCCCGGCTCGCTCGAAGCGTGCAGCGTCGAAGAGGCGGATGTTGAGCGCGGCGCGCTGCTGGTCGAAGCCGATGGCCCGATGATCAAGACAGAGTTTTTGCGCGCCGGCGAGGATTACTTCCAGCGCCCTTTCAAACGAATTGAACACCGGATTAGCGGCAGCGAAGACCCGGAGACGATCCGCGCCGAAATCCTCGACACCCTGCGCCGCGAGATTACCACGACTGGCGAAGTCGAAGACGAGCAGAAGCCGATCATTGAGCTGTCTCTGCGCGGATCGTTAGCCTTCAAGAATTCGCTGTTGCAGCTTAACAAGCTGAAAGAACAGGCCATCGAAGAGCTGCGCCCGCTCGGACTGATCATCAATAATAAAACCATTCCCAAGCAGTTGGCTGTGGCAATGGACCTGGCGAAAGATGCGCCGCGTGGCGAGCGCGAGTTGCGGGTCATCGAAGACTTGATCAAACCCGATCCGCGTTTTGCCGGCCGCGCCGCGGAGATTGCCGCGCTGGTCATCGAAGCCAAGCGCATGGCTTTAGAGGATGAGCCCGCCGAACGCATCCTGGCGCTCATCGAAGACAAGCTCTTCGGCCATCATGAGCAAGAAGCTGTCGCGGAGGAAGCCATGCGTGCCGAAGGCGGCGATTAA
- a CDS encoding MFS transporter: MAKSRSPLIIIFITIFIDLIGFGIVIPVLPLYAERYHASETVIGLMLASYSMMQFVFAPILGRLSDRVGRRPVLLLSLIGTSLGFLLMGFARLIPFGVSLFGLAPVVIWLFLARIIDGISGGNISTAQAYIADVTPPDDRARGMGLIGAAFGLGFIFGPALGGLLSHFSPEAPFFFAAGLAALNATALYFLLPESLAPEHRHEARRGARLQQLIEQAGNWQLKAVFATYFFATVAFAMLTATFALFASHRFRFDATHTGYMFAYVGVIGAFIQGGLIGKLVKTFGEKMLAVAGTVIFSAALFALPLAQALPMLLIASSGIAIGNSLVTPTLNSLASKSIAPAFQGRILGAMASVASLARIIGPMLGGFLLGRDNEQEVYYGKTVYWVSGTIMVIALALAVSLHARSAEAGNPTVAIEE, encoded by the coding sequence ATGGCAAAGAGCCGATCACCTTTAATCATTATCTTCATCACCATCTTCATTGACCTCATCGGCTTCGGTATCGTCATCCCGGTCTTGCCGCTGTACGCCGAACGTTATCACGCCTCGGAAACCGTCATCGGCCTGATGCTGGCGTCGTATTCGATGATGCAGTTTGTCTTCGCGCCGATCCTCGGTCGGCTCTCCGACCGCGTTGGCCGTCGGCCCGTACTGCTGTTGAGCCTGATCGGCACCTCGCTCGGATTCCTGTTGATGGGCTTTGCGCGCCTGATTCCGTTCGGCGTGTCGCTCTTCGGGCTGGCGCCTGTCGTCATCTGGCTTTTCCTAGCGCGTATCATTGACGGCATCAGCGGCGGCAACATCTCGACGGCGCAGGCTTATATAGCCGATGTGACGCCGCCCGACGACCGGGCTCGCGGGATGGGCTTGATTGGCGCGGCCTTCGGCCTCGGCTTTATCTTTGGCCCGGCGCTCGGCGGATTGCTGAGCCACTTTTCGCCGGAAGCCCCGTTCTTCTTTGCCGCAGGGCTCGCCGCGCTGAACGCCACCGCCCTCTATTTTCTTTTACCCGAGAGCCTCGCACCCGAGCACCGGCATGAGGCGCGCCGCGGCGCACGCTTGCAACAGCTTATTGAGCAGGCCGGCAACTGGCAGTTGAAGGCAGTCTTCGCCACTTACTTCTTTGCGACCGTGGCGTTTGCCATGCTAACGGCGACCTTCGCGCTCTTCGCCAGCCACCGCTTTCGTTTCGACGCGACGCACACCGGCTACATGTTCGCCTATGTCGGCGTCATCGGTGCGTTCATACAGGGCGGCTTGATCGGCAAGCTGGTCAAGACCTTTGGCGAGAAGATGCTGGCGGTCGCGGGCACGGTGATCTTCTCCGCCGCGCTATTCGCCTTGCCATTGGCGCAGGCGTTGCCGATGCTGCTCATCGCCAGTTCGGGCATCGCCATCGGCAACAGTCTGGTGACGCCGACCCTCAACAGCCTGGCCTCAAAGAGTATCGCGCCGGCATTCCAGGGACGCATCCTCGGGGCAATGGCCTCGGTCGCGAGCCTGGCGCGCATCATCGGCCCGATGCTTGGCGGCTTTCTGCTTGGCCGCGATAATGAGCAAGAGGTTTATTATGGCAAGACGGTCTATTGGGTCAGCGGCACGATTATGGTGATTGCGCTGGCGCTCGCCGTATCGCTTCACGCCCGCAGCGCCGAAGCCGGCAACCCCACGGTTGCCATCGAAGAATAG
- a CDS encoding DUF4331 family protein: MNLTTRTRKMALALLLALGVVFVNLPALNTQASDHGDAPINASDQGIDQGDTYLFLDPNDNTRVVMITTVRGFIVPGEFNNFAFFDPGVRFRFEIETTGDARPDEFIDVTFAPRTSPSAPQTATVVMPFGETFTAPTTPPSLAATAPSPTVTTDSQTGAQFFAGVTDDPFYFDIPGFSRFRTSVLAGSPNTAALQRGRDSFAGYDIMSIAISVPVSYLKLQLSSGNPTASGIGLQTTTARQRRQILSRDGGINGVGGFQVLDRSGNPALNALVIPFARKDEYNASTPQDDANGKFAGDIVATLKALGTSDANIGILASVYVVRGDMLRLDTRIANSGTGGGSNSGAGFPNGRRLGDDVVDTFLFLVTNGAVTTGDNVNSNDVAFRNTFPFVAAPQQPRDSGVDDNTRN; encoded by the coding sequence ATGAATCTAACGACACGCACCAGGAAAATGGCGCTGGCATTGCTGCTGGCGCTTGGCGTGGTTTTCGTAAACCTTCCTGCGTTGAACACGCAGGCGTCCGACCATGGTGACGCGCCGATCAATGCCAGCGACCAGGGCATTGACCAGGGCGACACCTACCTCTTTCTCGATCCGAACGACAACACCCGCGTCGTAATGATAACCACCGTGCGCGGCTTCATCGTCCCGGGTGAATTCAACAACTTCGCCTTCTTCGATCCGGGCGTGCGTTTTCGCTTCGAGATCGAAACCACGGGCGATGCGCGGCCCGATGAATTCATCGACGTCACTTTTGCCCCGCGCACTTCGCCTTCAGCACCGCAGACCGCGACCGTGGTCATGCCTTTTGGCGAAACCTTCACCGCTCCAACCACCCCGCCGTCGCTGGCGGCGACCGCGCCCAGCCCAACGGTCACCACGGATTCGCAGACCGGCGCGCAGTTTTTTGCAGGCGTCACTGACGATCCGTTCTACTTTGATATCCCTGGATTCAGCCGGTTCCGCACCTCTGTGCTGGCCGGCAGCCCGAACACGGCGGCCTTACAACGCGGGCGCGACAGCTTCGCCGGTTACGACATCATGTCGATTGCCATTAGTGTGCCCGTATCCTACTTGAAGCTACAGCTTTCGAGCGGCAACCCGACTGCCAGTGGCATCGGTCTACAGACGACGACCGCGCGCCAGCGCCGCCAGATCCTTTCCAGGGACGGCGGCATCAATGGCGTCGGCGGCTTTCAAGTTCTTGATCGCAGCGGCAACCCTGCGCTCAACGCCCTGGTCATCCCGTTCGCGCGCAAGGATGAGTACAATGCCTCAACGCCGCAGGATGATGCCAATGGTAAGTTCGCCGGCGACATCGTCGCTACGCTTAAAGCGCTGGGGACGAGCGATGCCAACATTGGCATACTGGCGAGCGTCTACGTCGTGCGCGGTGACATGTTGCGACTGGACACGCGCATAGCCAACAGCGGCACGGGCGGTGGCAGCAACAGTGGAGCAGGCTTCCCGAATGGCCGCCGTCTGGGGGACGATGTTGTGGATACGTTCCTCTTTCTGGTAACCAACGGAGCCGTTACAACCGGAGACAACGTCAACTCGAACGACGTGGCCTTCCGCAACACCTTCCCGTTCGTCGCGGCACCGCAGCAGCCGCGCGATTCGGGCGTGGACGATAACACGCGCAATTAG
- a CDS encoding GNAT family N-acetyltransferase yields MTVQIEKAGMEMHQTLTDIAHAAKRHWGYPESWIEHWRNTLTITPDFIADNEVFVACVEDEIVGFYALIGSGARVTLDHLWLSPLQIGKQIGRRLFTHAMAMAKELGAAEVEIEADPNAVGFYERMGATRVGENVYELEGQPRVLPLLIYRLRG; encoded by the coding sequence ATGACGGTTCAGATCGAAAAAGCTGGCATGGAGATGCACCAGACCTTGACTGACATTGCCCATGCGGCCAAACGGCATTGGGGCTACCCTGAGAGCTGGATAGAGCACTGGCGCAATACCCTGACCATCACGCCGGATTTCATCGCTGACAACGAGGTGTTTGTCGCATGTGTGGAAGATGAAATCGTCGGCTTTTATGCGCTGATAGGAAGTGGCGCCAGAGTGACGCTCGATCATCTCTGGCTATCCCCTTTGCAGATCGGCAAGCAGATTGGCAGGCGTCTATTCACGCACGCCATGGCGATGGCTAAAGAACTGGGCGCGGCGGAAGTCGAGATCGAAGCTGACCCGAATGCCGTCGGCTTTTACGAGCGGATGGGCGCTACGCGAGTCGGCGAGAATGTCTACGAGCTTGAGGGCCAGCCGCGCGTCCTGCCGCTGCTGATTTACCGGCTAAGAGGCTGA